CTGGCAAGGGATGGCATAACCCGATACGCCCCTCGTAATCTAATCGAGATTTCGTCCCGTTAATTCTACAAAGATATCTTCCAAATTTGACGGACGTACCATCAGTCCGGTTTTATCGGCTTGCTTTTCCAAGTAAGAATCCGCTTCTGCCAGGGTCGGGAAGAACTTATAGTCCCAGCGATCGCCATTTTGTTTCATCACCAGCCCTTCCCCGTGGGCGCGGCGGAGTTCTTCTAGCGTACCGATTTCAATCAGCTTGCCACTGTCCATAATGCCAATGCGATCGCACAGGTACTCCACTTCTTCCATGTAGTGCGTCGTGAGCAGAATCGTCATGCCCTGCTGATTCAATCCCTTAATAATTTCCCAAAGGCGGCGACGGGTTTGGGGGTCAAGGCCGACCGTGGGTTCATCGAGAAATAAAATTTGCGGCTGATGCAGGAGTGCCCGCGCAATTTGCAAGCGCCGCTTCATACCACCCGATAAGGTTTTGACCAGATCATCGCGGCGATCGCTCAATTCCACATAGTCCAG
The sequence above is drawn from the Synechococcales cyanobacterium T60_A2020_003 genome and encodes:
- a CDS encoding ABC transporter ATP-binding protein, with translation LDYVELSDRRDDLVKTLSGGMKRRLQIARALLHQPQILFLDEPTVGLDPQTRRRLWEIIKGLNQQGMTILLTTHYMEEVEYLCDRIGIMDSGKLIEIGTLEELRRAHGEGLVMKQNGDRWDYKFFPTLAEADSYLEKQADKTGLMVRPSNLEDIFVELTGRNLD